The Apium graveolens cultivar Ventura chromosome 3, ASM990537v1, whole genome shotgun sequence sequence actatcaacccatgtgactcTTTTAGCTTTTGTCAAGTCCCTATCAACTGCTatcttgttgattatccgttgaagcttcttagatattatccgttgacactatattggtgtcatccgttgaagctttcttGATAGTTTCCGTTGATAACTTTAACTGATATCCATTGAAAGCTTTACGTATCATTGAAGGTAGGGGTGTACACGGATAGGGTTGGACGGGTTGGGAGAATTTAGCAACCCAACCCAATTAAttcgggttttcaaaatttcaacccaacccaaaccgtttaaatttgtaacccaaaccaatttgtatacttcggtttggtttggtttggatcggtttgatcggtttataaatatacaaaattaatataaaaaattataataaaacataaggttttaaagtttaaaacacttgaaaatagttcaaaacaatattacaatccTCCATATTGAATAGTCTTAAACATCTAATTTTTGACATcaaaagtactaataatattgctTACACTTTATATATTGGAATGAATTATAAATGCAAAAAATATAACACTAATCAAACATCTATTGTTGTTACCAAATGAACTATGAACACGGAGGTTATAAGTTACATTTAGAGTTAGAGATATATGGATCTATGTAAATGACATAAACATAATTTTGGATTAACTTATTAGCATGTACATCTATATtttaatcgggttgggttggattggtttaaaattatcgaaaaccatatccaacccaattaaatcgggttgacattttttcaacccaacTATATATCGGGTTGAAAAAAATCGGTTTGGTTCGGCCGAAATAGGACCGGTTCGGTTTGGATTGGCCGGGTTGGCCAAACCGTGTACACCCCTAATTGAAGGCATATTGATTCATCTGTTGAAGCTTGTAGaatcatccattgaagctttgtaaATTAGCAGTTGAAGTTGTTTCCATAGTAGTTGGTACTCTTTCACTTATACCAAATTACAAGGCATTTTCTATTCACAATTCACCGAactattttgtatatcttgctagtagttAACATGGCTTAGAAACTACTAAAACTCCCTAACCTCTTACCTATTATAGTGAACAGAATGTGTTATATACTTATTTAcataagctactccttcaacggattGATAActgtggttatccgttgaaggctacAAAAGACACTAATTAAATCTACTTAATGTGTTTAGGTGAATCATCATCAAGACCACAATATCTATAccatattataatagacgaaacattaaaagtttggtagtcggtcggtcggtacttgctgaaattccttaattacccttacttaattattctaattctaattattaggtcgatcaattctaattctaattgatattgaagttaACTTCCTCTAttgttttaccaatttcaattctattttatatcgaactctatatcattataatttatattaaattcaacttcttctatcaatttatattttaattcacatcgagttctatattattctaatttgttacttcgggctaaattaaatttaagcaaactaaatataattattaagatttagttgatatattatgtgaatcgggttaagataaaataataatacaatcaattctcctaaaaaattatactaatgaactgggataaataaaataatatattttatttatacagcacaaaaaaatacattatacaattgattcagactaacacaaaactaaaataaaaatacaatttgaccaacaaaaataaaatcatatatactaattattcagtctaaaacaaaattatcttattgatccacaattaaaaaaaattaaaaaataaactaaaattaattagATTGATTTGGTCAGTGTATTGGGCAtcagactaaaataaaataatgtaaaccactgatctgagataaatcaaattaatattagactaagtataattcgtatcttattgatgtgaactaaaaaatcaaattctaattaaaaaatacacatagaattatcagtaaaactatatcgttcaatcaataatattgctttttttcaaatatcttttatagaattatagttaatcgattaagtaatcaccatgctaaaattatatttttaaggtcccaacatgatggagacattatatttttaccctcaataaaatattaatttcgtTATAATAATATTTCCCCTTTACCAATGCTATGACgttaaataagtttaaatgttctaaaacattatgaacatatacgtctactaatataattattatgaagtcatatcatttaaaattttaaatgaataaaataaagaattgaattcaattttttttaaaaaattatataatattaaaaaaaattccgTGCAATCCGTGCATGACACGGGTTTTAAGTTAGTATTTCTCAAAAGATATAGTagtaataatttatatatatactattatattaaaaagcgaaatattaaaattttgttTATTGGTCCTGGTTAGCAATGAGATCAAATTGATAAGAACAATTAGATATAAtcttataaattattaataaaggGATATAAGTTTCGAATTCTATCAGTAACATAATTAAagttaaaattaataatatatagtgataaaaTCAATCGGGTAttgtaaaattattatataagGGGTAAGATTAAAATACCAacaataatatattaaaattatattttataatatacaGGAATAAAACCTGTGCGGTTTATATGTATTGGTGTTCAATTACAAGGATTTATGAAATTTAATTTATTAGAGTATTAAATTAAACTGTCATAAAAAAGAATTGAACGAGAGTTACTATATTTATGAAATTGAGAAAAGCAGGGCTGGGCATATAAAAAAAACCTAGCAGCACTCACTTCACCGTACGTTGTCGAGTACTTGCGTCGCTGCCCATTCCcaaaaaaccctaattttacACACCTCTTCAATCGATTTCTAAACTTCTCTCCTTTTTATTTCTTAATCGGTTAGTTTTCGTTCttcattttttataattttatttgcAATTTCATGTCTATTATCTTCGTATATCCTGTCTGATTAGTTTATCTATGTGTTTTCATAATATCTGATAAGTAGTGATTTGTAACtgtttgatttagttaatgtGATGCTCAAAACTATTGTGTATATATGTTTATGTGTGTGGATGTGGTTAGGCTTGGCTAGTTTGTTGATTAATTTTGTGATTTTGATTTGTTGATTTCGGATTAAGGCTTAGGTGGAATTTTTTTATTTGTCGAAATTGCTGAGGAGGACTGATGGGTCGAAAAAAGCCTGTCAGCCGTGACGAAGATGTGCCTGGTGGGGAGGGTAAGTCTAAGAAGAAGTCTCTTAAGATTGATGATGATGAGTATTCTATTGGGACGGAATTGGAGGAGCCGGTGGTTGAGGTGAAGCTGGTTGGTGGTAAAGACAAGGGGAAGAAGAAGAAGTCGAAAATTGCTCGGGGGAAGAGTAATGATGATGACGAGGAGGATGATGATTTTGTTTTGAAAGATGATGGTGAGGATGTTGGGAAGAAGGGGAAGTCAAAAAAGAGTGGGAGTGGTAGTGTGTTTAGTAGTTCGGCTTTTGGGTTACTTGGGGAGGATGAAGATGGTGAAGATCAGGATGGAGAAGGTGTTTTGAGCGAGGAGGATGTTGATATGTCTTTAGCTTTTAAGGGGAAGAAGAAACCGTCAAAGTCGAAAAAAAGTAGTGGTTTTAGTGGTTCTTCGGCTTTTGATGCACTTGGTGGTGATGAGGATGATGATGGGGATGTGGTTGATGATTTTGGTTCTGAGCAGAAatctgataatgatgatgagcCGGTTATTAAGTTGACAGGGAAGAAGAAACCATCAAAATCAAAGAAGAAAGGGGGTGATGCTGTTTCTTTTGCTTCTAGCTTTGATATTCTTGATGAAGAGGATGTGAACAAGGATGAAAGTAAGGAGGACGATGAAGATGTGGCCTCAATTTCCTTTTCGGGTAAGAAGAAGAAATCCTCAAAATCATCAAAGAAGAGTAGTACTTCGTTCCTTCAGGAGGAAAATGGTGAAGATTTTTCTGTCTCGGAATCTGGTGCTGATGCTAGTACAGTTAATGATGATATTGGTGCTCTTGATGAAGATGCATCTGCAGTAATAttttctggtaaaaagaagtcATCGAAGAAGAAGGGCAATATTGGCGTTACGCCGATGGAGGCTGAGCAATCTGAGGAAGCTCAGGGAGAAGAAGAGAAGCCTGGTACAGTTGGCGATGGAAGGACTGACGATAACAGAAGTAAAGACACTAGTGATGCGGTGGTGGCCACTTCGAAAaacaagaagaagaaaaagaagggGGGAAGGACTGCACAGGAAGAGGAAGACCTTGATAAGATATTGGCAGAGCTTGGGGAAGCCCCACCTCCTTCGAAGCCTGATACTGCTCCGCAACAAGaagaaaaggttccagttcgaGCGGAACCAGCGGTGGCAGTAGATACCGTAGTTGAAAAGGAAGCTGGTGAAGACACTTTGGAATCTGCTGCTgcaaagaaaaagaaaaagaaaaaggaaaaggaaaaggagaaaaAGGCTGCTGTGGCAGCAGCTGCGCCTTCTGTagaagagaaagaagaagaaacaaAGAACAAAGTCGCAGACAAGAAGAAAGTCCCAAAACATGTCAGGGAGATGCAAGAGAGAGTTGCCAAGCAAAAGGCGGAGGCAGAACGTAAGCAAAGGGAAGAAGAAGAGAGGTTAAGgaaggaagaagaagagagaCTAAAGCAAGAAGAAGCGGAAAGACAAGCAGAAGAGAAAAAGAGATTAAAGAAGGAGAGAGAAAAGGAAAAAATGTTGAAAAAGAAACAAGAAGGTAAGCTTTTAACAGGGAAACAGAAAGAGGAAGCCCGTCGGTTAGAGGCAATGAGGAACCAAATACTTGCTAATGCTGGAGGTCTCCCTCTCACTACTGCTGACACAGCTACAGCACCGAAACGGCCCAAGTATCAAACAAAGAAGTCGAAGCAACATTCTCAAGTAAATGGTGGTGGCTCTTCCAAGGCAAATGAAATGACAGAAGTAGATGAAAGCCAGGAAGTCATGTCGGGTGTGGATTCCCTTGAAACAGAGAATGTTGAGGAAATCAATGTATTGGACGTGGAGGAGAAATCTGATGTTGCTGATGTGGTTGAAGAGGATGGAACagaagaagatgatgaagaagatTGGGATGCAAAGAGCTGGGATGACGATAATCTTAAGATTCTTGGTAAAAGTACATTTTCTGATGAAGAAGAGGCTGACTCGGAACCTGAAATTGTGGTTAGAAAAGATACAAAAAGTTCACAGACTGCCACTCGTAATGCCAAACCAACAGTACCTGCAGAGAAAGTGGCCTCTAGCGCCCCAGTGAAATCTCAGGATACTAATAAAAGCCTGCCAGTGGGTGATGTTGCAACCAAAAATAAACAGAAAGATGTAGCTGAGAAAAA is a genomic window containing:
- the LOC141712925 gene encoding uncharacterized protein LOC141712925 → MGRKKPVSRDEDVPGGEGKSKKKSLKIDDDEYSIGTELEEPVVEVKLVGGKDKGKKKKSKIARGKSNDDDEEDDDFVLKDDGEDVGKKGKSKKSGSGSVFSSSAFGLLGEDEDGEDQDGEGVLSEEDVDMSLAFKGKKKPSKSKKSSGFSGSSAFDALGGDEDDDGDVVDDFGSEQKSDNDDEPVIKLTGKKKPSKSKKKGGDAVSFASSFDILDEEDVNKDESKEDDEDVASISFSGKKKKSSKSSKKSSTSFLQEENGEDFSVSESGADASTVNDDIGALDEDASAVIFSGKKKSSKKKGNIGVTPMEAEQSEEAQGEEEKPGTVGDGRTDDNRSKDTSDAVVATSKNKKKKKKGGRTAQEEEDLDKILAELGEAPPPSKPDTAPQQEEKVPVRAEPAVAVDTVVEKEAGEDTLESAAAKKKKKKKEKEKEKKAAVAAAAPSVEEKEEETKNKVADKKKVPKHVREMQERVAKQKAEAERKQREEEERLRKEEEERLKQEEAERQAEEKKRLKKEREKEKMLKKKQEGKLLTGKQKEEARRLEAMRNQILANAGGLPLTTADTATAPKRPKYQTKKSKQHSQVNGGGSSKANEMTEVDESQEVMSGVDSLETENVEEINVLDVEEKSDVADVVEEDGTEEDDEEDWDAKSWDDDNLKILGKSTFSDEEEADSEPEIVVRKDTKSSQTATRNAKPTVPAEKVASSAPVKSQDTNKSLPVGDVATKNKQKDVAEKKESQKADADNLRSPICCIMGHVDTGKTKLLDCIRGTNVQEGEAGGITQQIGATYFPAENLRDRTKELKADAKLKVPGLLVIDTPGHESFTNLRSRGSGLCDIAILVVDIMHGLEPQTIESLNLLRMRNTEFIVALNKVDRLYGWKTCRNAPIVKAMKQQTKDVQNEFNRRLIEIITQFKEQGLNTELYYKNKEMGETFSIVPTSAISGEGIPDLLLLLVQWSQKTMVEKLTYSDEVQCTVLEVKVIEGHGTTIDVVLVNGVLHEGDQIVVCGMQGPIVTTIRALLTPHPMKELRVKGTFLHHKEIKAAQGIKITAQGLEHAIAGTGLYVVGPNDDLEVVKESTMEDMKSVMSRIDKTGEGVYVQASTLGSLEALLEFLKTPAVNIPVSGIGIGPVHKKDVMKASVMLEKKKEYATILAFDVKVTQEARELAEEYGVKVFIADIIYHLFDQFKAYIDTFKEEKKKEAAEEAVFPCVLKIMPNCVFNKKDPIILGVDVLEGIAKVGTPICIPQKDFIDIGRIASIENNHKPVDTAKKGSKVAIKIIGSNPDEQQKMFGRHFEIEDELVSHLSRRSLDILKENYRDELSNEEWRLVVKLKHLFKIQ